The proteins below come from a single Parafrankia discariae genomic window:
- a CDS encoding carboxyl transferase domain-containing protein translates to MAERDSTATDRDWRAAVLADVVRRPAGAGTPNRLGWPGYDGRPALWWGTGPVAGVDAVVAVWDFSVNGGSFGEADAGAFTDAAAAAVAGRRPLVSLVRSGGTRLQEGVAGLVGLARVSLALAELAAAGLPHIAVSDQPTTGGMWVTVGSRADLRCAVLGATVGFAGPRVVAAVTGETPPAGASHTAAAAQAAGLVDAAVAPAAVASWLRRALDAVALPAHVLAAARTPDRPAATGGGDQTGDDSRTSGAGDQTGDDSGGSGTGAGTAPVRGGWEQVLAARTGQRRPAGDILDDLLPDGVDLSGPDRTVRARVGRLAGTPGTGGPGPHAVGFALAARRGGAPGPAGYRLLARAAGLASRLGLPLVTLVDTPGAECGPAAEAGGIAAEIGAAMAEVLGCASPTLSVIVGEGGSGGALAACCTDVVLMSPDGYVTALSPEGTATTLRIGLDQAADTAGLRPSDLVSLGFADGVLPADDTDLPGLAHRVTAALTELTMRDNAVRLRQRKAKWSTGLDGFL, encoded by the coding sequence ATGGCTGAGCGCGATTCCACCGCGACGGACCGGGACTGGCGGGCCGCCGTCCTGGCTGATGTCGTCCGCCGGCCCGCCGGCGCCGGCACGCCCAACCGCCTCGGCTGGCCGGGTTACGACGGGCGTCCCGCGCTGTGGTGGGGCACCGGTCCGGTCGCGGGCGTGGACGCCGTCGTCGCGGTCTGGGACTTCTCGGTCAACGGGGGCAGCTTCGGGGAGGCCGACGCGGGCGCGTTCACGGATGCGGCGGCGGCGGCCGTCGCCGGGCGGCGGCCGCTGGTGTCGCTCGTGCGCAGCGGTGGGACGCGGCTGCAGGAGGGCGTGGCCGGGCTGGTGGGGCTGGCCCGGGTGTCCCTCGCGCTCGCCGAGCTCGCCGCGGCGGGCCTGCCTCACATCGCCGTCTCGGACCAGCCGACGACCGGCGGCATGTGGGTCACGGTGGGCTCCCGGGCCGATCTGCGGTGCGCCGTGCTGGGCGCGACGGTGGGGTTCGCCGGGCCCCGGGTGGTGGCCGCGGTCACCGGCGAGACTCCCCCGGCCGGCGCCAGCCACACCGCGGCGGCCGCCCAGGCCGCCGGGCTGGTGGACGCGGCCGTCGCACCGGCGGCCGTGGCCTCGTGGCTGCGGCGCGCGTTGGACGCGGTGGCTCTGCCCGCCCATGTCCTGGCCGCCGCGCGCACACCGGACCGGCCCGCGGCGACCGGCGGCGGCGACCAGACCGGCGACGACAGCCGGACCAGCGGCGCCGGCGACCAGACCGGCGACGACAGCGGTGGGAGCGGGACCGGGGCCGGGACAGCGCCGGTTCGCGGCGGTTGGGAGCAGGTCCTCGCCGCCCGCACCGGTCAGCGCAGACCCGCGGGCGACATCCTGGACGATCTGCTCCCCGACGGGGTGGACCTGTCCGGTCCGGACCGGACAGTGCGCGCCCGGGTCGGCCGGCTGGCCGGGACGCCCGGTACCGGCGGGCCCGGGCCACACGCGGTGGGGTTCGCGTTGGCGGCCCGCCGTGGCGGCGCCCCGGGGCCGGCCGGGTACCGACTGCTCGCGCGGGCCGCGGGCCTCGCCAGCCGGCTGGGCCTGCCACTCGTGACGCTGGTCGACACTCCGGGGGCGGAGTGCGGGCCGGCGGCCGAGGCGGGTGGCATCGCGGCCGAGATCGGCGCGGCGATGGCGGAGGTGCTCGGCTGCGCGTCACCGACACTCTCCGTGATCGTCGGCGAGGGCGGCTCCGGCGGAGCCCTGGCGGCGTGCTGTACCGACGTGGTCCTGATGTCGCCGGACGGCTACGTCACCGCCCTGTCCCCAGAGGGCACGGCCACCACCTTGCGGATCGGGCTCGACCAGGCCGCGGACACCGCGGGGCTGCGCCCGTCGGACCTGGTCAGCCTGGGTTTCGCCGATGGCGTCCTCCCGGCGGACGACACCGATCTGCCTGGTCTGGCACACCGGGTGACCGCGGCGCTGACCGAGTTGACGATGCGCGACAACGCTGTCCGTCTTCGCCAACGAAAGGCAAAATGGTCGACAGGATTGGATGGCTTTCTGTAA
- the pcrA gene encoding DNA helicase PcrA: MSTLFDDTFGPGALVDGGAPAGSGTVGGHEPHGDRPGGGRASREAFGPAVLESGGVARARAPRLDPDELLEGLNPQQRAAVVHAGSPLLVVAGAGSGKTRVLTHRIAYLLAARGARPGEILAITFTNKAAGEMKERVEAIVGGRTRAMWVSTFHSACVRILRSEAGRLGFASSFSIYDAADAQRLITLVTRDLDLDPKRHTARGLAAAISALKNELVDWETARDRATNHIERTVAEVYAAYQQRLTQANALDFDDLIMTTVNLLQAFPDVAEHYRRRFRHVLVDEYQDTNHAQYVLIRELVGRPVPAGTDPAADPAAAPPPGGSAEHGGSAEHDDFTEHDGAEWPAAAVPPSGAVPPAELCVVGDADQSIYAFRGANIRNIVEFEQDFPNAAVILLEQNYRSTQTILSAANAVIARNAQRKPKRLWSDAGDGERIVGFVADNEHDEAAFVAEEIDRLGDENLARPADVAVFYRTNAQSRVFEEIFIRVGLPYRVVGGVRFYERREIRDLLAYLRVLVNPTDTVNLRRILNVPRRGIGDRAEAMVSAFAERERIAFSDALTRVDEIPGLATRSARSIRDFVALLDGLREQLPAGPLAVIEAALERTGYLSELVTEDTIEAQGRVENLRELVGVVQEFTERRPDGTLAEFLEQVALVADADQIPDDDGSDGVVTLMTLHSAKGLEFPVVFLTGLEDGVFPHLRTLGDPTGLEEERRLAYVGVTRARARLYLTRSQVRSAWGQPAYNPPSRFLGEVPDSLVEWRRLPEPAPAAGGGRFSGGGSTGTGNGSGGSGGKLPNSPFGAKPGRPAARPIVELTPGDRVTHDTFGLGVVVATSGIGDSRQAKVDFGAETGTKDLLLRYAPVEKL; the protein is encoded by the coding sequence ATGAGCACTCTTTTCGACGACACCTTCGGCCCCGGGGCCCTGGTCGACGGCGGTGCCCCGGCCGGCTCGGGCACCGTGGGCGGCCACGAGCCGCACGGTGATCGTCCCGGCGGCGGGCGGGCGTCCCGCGAGGCCTTCGGCCCGGCGGTGCTCGAGTCCGGCGGCGTCGCCCGCGCCCGGGCACCCCGGCTCGACCCGGACGAACTGCTCGAGGGGCTCAACCCGCAGCAGCGCGCCGCCGTGGTGCACGCCGGCTCTCCCCTGCTGGTCGTCGCCGGTGCCGGGTCCGGCAAGACCCGCGTGCTCACGCACCGGATCGCGTACCTGCTCGCGGCGCGCGGCGCGCGGCCCGGCGAGATCCTGGCGATCACCTTCACGAACAAGGCCGCCGGTGAGATGAAGGAGCGCGTCGAGGCGATCGTGGGGGGCCGCACCCGGGCGATGTGGGTGAGTACCTTCCACTCCGCCTGCGTGCGCATCCTGCGTTCGGAAGCGGGCCGGCTCGGCTTCGCCTCCTCCTTCTCGATCTACGACGCGGCGGACGCCCAGCGCCTCATCACGCTGGTCACCAGGGATCTCGACCTCGATCCGAAGCGGCACACGGCCCGTGGGCTCGCCGCGGCGATCAGCGCGCTGAAGAACGAGCTGGTCGACTGGGAGACGGCCCGGGACAGGGCCACGAACCACATCGAGCGCACCGTCGCCGAGGTGTACGCGGCCTACCAGCAGCGGCTGACCCAGGCGAACGCGCTGGACTTCGACGACCTGATCATGACCACGGTCAACCTGCTCCAGGCGTTCCCGGACGTCGCCGAGCACTACCGGCGCCGGTTCCGCCACGTCCTGGTGGACGAGTACCAGGACACCAACCACGCCCAGTACGTGCTCATCCGTGAGCTCGTGGGCCGCCCGGTGCCCGCGGGCACCGACCCGGCGGCGGATCCCGCCGCCGCCCCGCCCCCCGGTGGTTCCGCGGAGCACGGTGGTTCCGCGGAGCATGACGATTTCACGGAGCACGACGGGGCGGAGTGGCCCGCGGCGGCGGTGCCGCCGTCGGGTGCCGTACCGCCCGCGGAGCTGTGCGTCGTCGGTGACGCGGACCAGTCGATCTACGCCTTCCGTGGCGCGAACATCCGCAACATCGTCGAGTTCGAGCAGGATTTCCCGAACGCGGCGGTCATCCTGCTGGAGCAGAACTACCGCTCCACCCAGACGATCCTCTCCGCGGCGAACGCGGTCATCGCCCGCAACGCCCAGCGCAAGCCCAAGCGCCTGTGGTCGGACGCCGGTGACGGCGAGCGGATCGTCGGCTTCGTCGCCGACAACGAGCACGACGAGGCCGCGTTCGTCGCGGAGGAGATCGACCGCCTCGGCGACGAGAACCTGGCCCGGCCGGCGGACGTCGCGGTCTTCTACCGGACGAACGCGCAGAGCCGCGTGTTCGAGGAGATCTTCATCCGGGTCGGCCTGCCGTACCGGGTCGTCGGCGGCGTCCGGTTCTACGAGCGTCGCGAGATCCGTGATCTTCTTGCCTACCTGCGGGTGCTGGTGAACCCGACGGACACGGTGAACCTGCGGCGCATCCTGAACGTCCCGCGCCGTGGCATCGGCGACCGCGCGGAGGCGATGGTCTCGGCCTTCGCCGAGCGGGAGCGGATCGCCTTCTCCGACGCGCTCACCCGGGTGGACGAGATACCCGGCCTGGCCACCAGGTCGGCCCGCTCGATCCGCGATTTCGTGGCCCTTCTCGACGGCCTGCGCGAGCAGTTGCCCGCCGGCCCGCTGGCCGTGATCGAGGCGGCGCTGGAGCGGACGGGCTACCTCTCGGAGCTGGTCACGGAGGACACCATCGAGGCACAGGGCCGGGTGGAGAACCTGCGTGAGCTCGTCGGGGTCGTCCAGGAGTTCACCGAGCGGCGCCCGGACGGCACGCTCGCCGAGTTCCTGGAGCAGGTGGCGCTCGTCGCCGACGCCGACCAGATCCCCGACGACGACGGCTCGGACGGCGTGGTCACGCTGATGACCCTGCACAGTGCGAAGGGCCTCGAGTTCCCCGTCGTGTTCCTGACCGGTCTCGAGGACGGCGTCTTCCCGCACCTGCGCACGCTCGGGGATCCGACCGGGCTGGAGGAGGAGCGTCGGCTCGCCTACGTGGGTGTCACCCGGGCCCGGGCCAGGCTCTATCTCACCAGGTCCCAGGTGCGCAGCGCCTGGGGGCAGCCGGCCTACAACCCGCCGTCCCGCTTTCTGGGGGAGGTGCCGGATTCGCTCGTCGAGTGGCGGCGGCTGCCCGAGCCGGCTCCGGCCGCGGGCGGTGGGCGGTTCTCCGGCGGCGGGTCGACGGGTACGGGCAACGGTTCCGGTGGGTCCGGCGGGAAGCTGCCGAACTCCCCGTTCGGGGCGAAGCCCGGCCGCCCGGCGGCGCGTCCGATCGTCGAGCTCACCCCCGGCGACCGTGTCACCCATGACACGTTCGGTCTCGGTGTGGTCGTCGCGACGAGTGGGATCGGGGACTCCCGCCAGGCCAAGGTCGACTTCGGCGCGGAGACCGGCACGAAGGACCTCCTCCTGCGCTACGCCCCGGTCGAGAAGCTCTAG
- a CDS encoding protein kinase domain-containing protein, with translation MLTPLTDDDPRQVGRYRLHNRIGAGGMGTVYLGFAPGSEPVAVKVAAAELSEDDEFRSRFEREVRAALRVRGGAVASVLDADTSASQPWMVTEYVEGVSLADAVRRRGRLEAHLVRGLAVGLADALVAIHAAGVVHRDLKPSNILLAWDGPKVIDFGIAQLTDSATLTRTGHVIGTLAWMAPEQMRGESAGTAADVFAWASCVTYAATGRHPFHADAPDLLAQRVQRDEPDLDAVPPQLRGLVGQALAKAPRERPGASSLLAALVGHEVHSVTDADAAAGSVLEQTWTGPSPAFGTPPAVAARPAARPAGFPPAAPPPTGPSVPAGGSGSGGSARSSPSGWANSPGPAWLPGVSPGPGRSSPSPPTASGPVGPPPPASAFRATSGPGLARRGPGGPGQPGERADGESTYRPADPVPPAGPPDPRAWPARGAAAPGRPASGADPAPPPYQPGRTSAGPAPFPVPSGYAQARPGGPAVPAAPAAVPEAPAGYPPPIGPTGQVGAGLGRPSAAGGRSPTPRRAGQGSGPFERWNTCALLSLALGILWIFGLGSVAAVGLGYAGRLQIRRRGQRGSLAATVGIGLGWLGIATTAVIGALVWLIF, from the coding sequence ATGCTCACACCGCTGACGGACGACGACCCGAGGCAGGTCGGCCGGTACCGGCTCCACAACCGGATCGGTGCCGGCGGGATGGGCACCGTCTACCTCGGCTTCGCCCCCGGCTCCGAACCGGTCGCGGTGAAGGTGGCCGCCGCCGAGCTGTCCGAGGACGACGAGTTCCGGTCCCGCTTCGAGCGTGAGGTCCGGGCCGCGCTGCGGGTCCGGGGCGGTGCCGTGGCCAGCGTGCTGGACGCGGACACGAGCGCCTCCCAGCCGTGGATGGTGACCGAGTACGTCGAGGGCGTCAGCCTGGCCGACGCCGTCCGGCGCCGGGGGCGGCTGGAGGCACACCTGGTGCGCGGGCTGGCCGTCGGCCTCGCCGACGCGCTGGTCGCCATCCACGCGGCGGGGGTCGTGCACCGTGACCTGAAGCCGTCGAACATCCTGCTCGCCTGGGACGGCCCCAAGGTCATCGACTTCGGCATCGCGCAGCTCACCGACAGCGCCACTTTGACCAGGACCGGTCATGTCATCGGCACCCTGGCGTGGATGGCGCCGGAGCAGATGCGCGGTGAGTCGGCCGGTACCGCGGCGGACGTCTTCGCCTGGGCGAGCTGCGTCACCTACGCCGCGACCGGCCGGCACCCGTTCCACGCCGATGCTCCTGACCTGCTGGCGCAGCGCGTCCAGCGCGACGAACCCGATCTCGACGCGGTTCCGCCCCAGCTGCGCGGCCTGGTCGGCCAGGCCCTGGCCAAGGCGCCGCGCGAGCGGCCGGGGGCGTCCAGCCTGCTGGCCGCGCTCGTCGGGCATGAGGTTCACAGCGTCACCGACGCCGACGCGGCCGCGGGATCCGTTCTGGAACAGACCTGGACGGGGCCGTCGCCGGCTTTCGGGACGCCGCCGGCCGTGGCCGCGCGCCCGGCCGCCCGGCCCGCCGGCTTCCCGCCCGCAGCGCCGCCGCCCACCGGGCCGTCGGTTCCGGCGGGTGGGTCGGGTTCGGGCGGGTCGGCGCGCTCCAGCCCATCCGGCTGGGCCAACTCGCCGGGGCCCGCCTGGCTGCCGGGGGTCTCCCCGGGGCCGGGGCGGTCGTCGCCCTCGCCGCCCACCGCGTCGGGTCCGGTGGGTCCGCCTCCGCCGGCCTCGGCGTTCCGCGCGACCTCCGGTCCCGGTCTGGCGCGGCGTGGGCCGGGCGGCCCCGGCCAGCCGGGCGAGCGGGCTGACGGCGAATCCACCTACCGCCCGGCCGACCCGGTGCCGCCGGCGGGTCCGCCCGACCCGCGGGCATGGCCGGCCCGGGGTGCGGCGGCGCCCGGCCGGCCGGCGTCCGGAGCGGATCCGGCGCCGCCGCCTTACCAGCCGGGACGTACCTCGGCGGGGCCGGCGCCATTCCCGGTACCGAGCGGCTACGCCCAGGCGCGGCCGGGCGGCCCCGCCGTGCCCGCGGCGCCCGCGGCCGTGCCGGAGGCGCCCGCCGGGTACCCGCCACCCATCGGGCCGACCGGGCAGGTCGGAGCCGGGCTGGGCCGGCCGTCGGCCGCCGGCGGACGTTCGCCGACCCCCCGCCGCGCCGGCCAGGGTTCCGGGCCCTTCGAGCGGTGGAACACCTGCGCGCTGCTGTCGCTGGCCCTGGGCATCCTGTGGATCTTCGGCCTCGGCAGTGTCGCGGCGGTGGGGCTGGGCTATGCGGGGCGGCTGCAGATCCGGCGCCGGGGCCAGCGGGGCTCGCTCGCCGCGACGGTGGGCATCGGCCTGGGTTGGCTCGGCATTGCCACGACCGCGGTGATCGGGGCCCTGGTGTGGCTCATTTTCTGA
- a CDS encoding TetR/AcrR family transcriptional regulator — MSVRKERAARTEVALKEAARQLFVERGYLNTKITDITAAAGRSAGSFYEHFSSKENLLQALLADMHGQAGEAIAGEAVVGGGTVGGAAGDAGHPREHDLTDRAQLRAHLAVAWRVMRANLPVVVALYESAINRGVRSDALWEQLVQDTAVLCEHLEYLRERGHRLPGEPVLVAAAMGALLSTLAYALLPSNEAGFSDDDVIDTLTELLLAGVRGDPSESGDPSGPGEPSEPGEPLQPR, encoded by the coding sequence ATGAGCGTTCGCAAGGAGCGGGCGGCGCGGACCGAGGTCGCGCTGAAGGAGGCGGCCCGGCAGCTGTTCGTGGAACGGGGCTACCTCAACACCAAGATCACGGACATCACCGCCGCCGCGGGCCGCTCGGCGGGCTCGTTCTACGAGCACTTCAGTAGTAAGGAGAACCTGCTGCAGGCCCTGCTGGCCGACATGCACGGCCAGGCCGGCGAGGCGATCGCGGGCGAGGCGGTGGTCGGCGGGGGGACGGTCGGCGGGGCGGCGGGTGACGCGGGGCATCCCCGCGAGCACGACCTCACCGACCGCGCGCAGCTGCGCGCACACCTGGCCGTCGCCTGGCGCGTGATGCGGGCCAACCTGCCGGTCGTGGTCGCGCTGTACGAGTCGGCCATCAACCGGGGGGTACGGTCGGACGCGCTGTGGGAGCAGCTCGTCCAGGACACGGCGGTGCTGTGCGAGCACCTGGAGTACCTGCGCGAGCGCGGTCACCGGCTGCCCGGTGAGCCGGTCCTCGTCGCCGCGGCGATGGGCGCGCTGCTGTCGACGCTGGCCTACGCCCTGCTTCCCTCGAACGAGGCCGGCTTCTCCGACGACGATGTCATCGACACGCTCACCGAACTGCTGCTCGCCGGAGTGCGGGGCGACCCGTCGGAGTCCGGCGACCCGTCCGGGCCCGGCGAACCGTCAGAGCCCGGCGAACCGCTCCAGCCCCGGTAG
- a CDS encoding M23 family metallopeptidase, protein MINSTGVAHSETTTSPEIRPTGTVLGASTGPGGSAAGTVNVISAGGTDGLTGVAPDDAAAEAQRRLSTYLQVTDQIGAREAAATLTQYAAAVASETERLEAARWVRPIEARITQGFGGANHHIGVDFGAAHGTPIYAAHRGTVIYAGWESGYGNFVQIMHENNVVTSYGHLSRIDVRLGQEVATGEQIGKEGSTGHSTGPHLHFEVRLNGQYGTKVDPLAWLAGHGVHYGDQATTQTSHD, encoded by the coding sequence ATGATCAACAGTACCGGGGTGGCGCACTCGGAGACCACCACGTCGCCGGAGATCCGCCCGACCGGCACCGTGCTCGGCGCATCCACCGGCCCGGGCGGTTCCGCGGCCGGAACGGTCAACGTCATCTCCGCCGGCGGGACGGACGGTCTCACCGGCGTGGCTCCGGACGACGCGGCCGCCGAGGCGCAACGCCGGCTGAGCACCTACCTGCAGGTCACCGACCAGATCGGGGCCCGCGAGGCCGCGGCGACTCTGACCCAGTACGCCGCCGCGGTCGCCTCCGAGACCGAGCGCCTGGAGGCCGCCCGGTGGGTCCGCCCGATCGAGGCACGGATCACCCAGGGCTTCGGTGGCGCCAACCACCACATCGGCGTGGACTTCGGCGCCGCACACGGGACGCCGATCTACGCGGCGCACCGCGGCACCGTCATCTACGCCGGCTGGGAGTCGGGCTACGGGAACTTCGTGCAGATCATGCACGAGAACAACGTGGTCACCAGCTACGGCCATCTGTCACGCATCGACGTGCGGCTCGGGCAGGAGGTCGCCACCGGCGAGCAGATCGGCAAGGAGGGCAGCACCGGCCACTCCACCGGTCCGCACCTGCACTTCGAGGTCCGCCTCAACGGCCAGTACGGAACGAAGGTCGACCCGTTGGCCTGGCTCGCCGGTCACGGCGTCCACTACGGAGACCAGGCCACGACGCAGACCAGCCACGACTGA
- a CDS encoding lipase family alpha/beta hydrolase — protein MAFCNVVDPTCHGGQVAAKGTVIDTRLLTRIGGAPLDGVKGLVVEAACLATHAALYPAAALPRRRRDDDGLADRYRLAGLTPLQRGLLIGDPLAAGTPILLVHGLVDNRSVFTRLERSLRRRGFTTVTSVDIPLFATSVQAAAAQLAGTVEQVAGRHGDTGVHIVAHSLGGLVARYYVQRLGGGDHVRTLVTLATPHNGTRLACLVPKAVSYRLVSQLRPGSPLLRELVEPAPGIRTRFLAVAGGLDTVVRPGEATLTHPDLVAENVVVDGAGHHGLPFSSAVAHMIARRLAGDPADGHEPAQSTTKVPHLCS, from the coding sequence ATGGCTTTCTGTAACGTCGTTGACCCAACCTGCCACGGGGGACAGGTCGCCGCGAAGGGGACGGTCATCGATACTCGGCTGCTCACCCGGATCGGCGGCGCCCCGCTGGACGGTGTGAAGGGCCTCGTGGTCGAGGCGGCCTGCCTGGCCACCCACGCCGCGCTCTACCCGGCGGCGGCACTGCCCCGCCGGCGCCGCGACGACGACGGACTCGCCGACCGTTACCGCCTCGCCGGCCTGACACCGCTGCAGCGCGGCCTGCTCATCGGCGACCCGCTGGCGGCCGGGACGCCGATCCTGCTGGTGCACGGCCTCGTCGACAACAGGTCCGTGTTCACCCGACTGGAGCGCTCCCTGCGCCGCCGCGGCTTCACGACGGTGACCTCGGTGGACATCCCGCTGTTCGCGACGAGCGTCCAGGCTGCCGCGGCGCAGCTCGCCGGGACCGTCGAGCAGGTCGCCGGCCGTCACGGCGACACCGGCGTGCACATCGTCGCCCATTCGCTCGGCGGTCTGGTGGCCCGTTACTACGTGCAGCGGCTCGGCGGCGGCGACCACGTGCGGACCCTGGTCACGCTGGCGACACCGCACAACGGCACCCGGCTGGCCTGCCTGGTGCCGAAGGCCGTCTCCTACCGGCTCGTCAGCCAGCTCCGCCCCGGGTCGCCGCTGCTGCGGGAGCTTGTCGAGCCGGCCCCCGGTATCCGGACCCGCTTCCTGGCCGTCGCCGGCGGCCTCGACACGGTGGTCCGCCCGGGCGAGGCGACGCTCACCCATCCTGACCTGGTGGCCGAGAACGTGGTCGTCGACGGGGCCGGTCACCACGGGCTGCCGTTCAGCAGCGCGGTGGCGCACATGATCGCCCGCAGGCTGGCCGGGGACCCCGCCGACGGTCACGAACCGGCCCAGAGCACCACTAAAGTGCCCCACCTTTGTAGCTAG
- a CDS encoding FAD-dependent oxidoreductase translates to MADATATAPLRVVVVGGGVAGAASAIALARAGATVTVHEAYAEPAGPVGSFVSLAANGLRALDALGCLPPVQAAGRAVERQRMWSGGGRLLGDVPRGRRSSDPLHSVTLMRADLVSVLRAEATRLGARISTDDPLDISALERLRAGADLIVGADGIWSATRRLLHPTAADPGYAGLYSVSGESHTLDVEPDAFNMIFGRRGAFLYVPAPDGGVWWSAQVSSRTPPDPRAVGVAELTGIFAAERRAAAVLRATTRVHGGTLLHTLPLVPRHHDDRVVLIGDAAHPVGAGQGGSMALEDAVVLGRELGRRTTTSDALATYDRLRRDRLGKMTRAASANRDAKTAGPVAARLRDLIMPIVFPRMYERATGWLYDYDLGTLPHAATAPTAG, encoded by the coding sequence ATGGCTGACGCGACTGCCACAGCTCCGCTACGTGTGGTGGTGGTCGGCGGCGGTGTGGCGGGGGCGGCCAGCGCGATCGCGCTGGCGCGGGCCGGCGCGACGGTCACCGTCCACGAGGCGTACGCGGAGCCGGCCGGCCCCGTCGGCTCGTTCGTGAGCCTGGCCGCCAACGGGCTGCGCGCACTGGACGCGCTGGGCTGCCTGCCGCCGGTCCAGGCCGCGGGCCGCGCCGTCGAGCGGCAGCGAATGTGGTCCGGCGGTGGCCGCCTGCTCGGCGACGTGCCCCGCGGCCGCCGCTCGAGCGATCCCCTGCACAGCGTCACCCTGATGCGCGCCGACCTCGTCTCCGTGCTGCGCGCCGAGGCGACGCGGCTGGGCGCCCGGATCAGCACCGACGATCCACTCGACATCTCCGCGCTCGAACGGCTCCGCGCCGGCGCCGACCTGATCGTCGGCGCGGACGGGATCTGGTCCGCCACCCGGCGGCTGCTGCATCCCACCGCCGCGGATCCCGGGTACGCCGGGCTCTACTCGGTGTCGGGTGAGTCGCACACCCTCGACGTCGAACCCGACGCGTTCAACATGATCTTCGGGCGGCGAGGTGCCTTCCTCTACGTGCCGGCACCGGACGGCGGTGTCTGGTGGTCGGCTCAGGTCTCGTCACGCACCCCGCCCGACCCGCGCGCGGTGGGGGTCGCCGAGCTGACCGGGATCTTCGCCGCCGAGCGGCGGGCCGCCGCCGTCCTGCGCGCGACCACCCGGGTACACGGTGGCACGCTCCTGCACACCCTGCCGCTCGTACCTCGCCACCACGACGACCGGGTCGTCCTGATCGGCGACGCCGCTCATCCCGTGGGCGCCGGGCAGGGCGGGTCGATGGCGTTGGAGGACGCCGTTGTTCTCGGGCGTGAGCTCGGCCGGCGGACCACGACGAGCGACGCGCTGGCGACCTACGACCGGCTGCGCCGCGACCGGCTCGGGAAGATGACGCGGGCCGCCAGCGCGAACCGCGACGCCAAGACGGCGGGCCCGGTGGCCGCCCGGCTCCGTGATCTGATCATGCCGATCGTCTTCCCACGGATGTACGAACGGGCGACCGGCTGGCTCTACGACTACGACCTCGGCACCCTGCCGCACGCGGCGACCGCGCCGACCGCGGGCTAG